A genome region from Micromonospora peucetia includes the following:
- a CDS encoding FAD-dependent monooxygenase has translation MSSPTEQLPVGIVGAGPVGLVTALGLAHYGVPVVIFEEDERLSLDTKAGTVLTRTLEVLHRYGALDDVLAGSLRIDEIGELDRATNTQTLSVRTGDLTEDTRFPFVINIPQHELEPILQQRLDATAPGALHMGHRLLDFVQHPDRVDVRLRTAEGERTVPVRYLLGCDGGRSAVRDQIGARVEGETYQERYMLVDLKVDLDVENPRDYPYLAYFGDPQEWMILVRQPHCWRFLYPLPAGQAEPGRDELVDKARRFIGDTKTLEIVGTNIYNVHQRVADRWQDGRVFLLGDAAHLITPMWALGLNTGVLDASNLPWRMAWVLRGWAEPSLLDGYQVEQEPVATKGSAAMAAAARAYMARRADDPGVMTAGNWGNAFTRAMLGVRLDVGGTGDWSMVAAGDEPLPVLAGARSPDLPLFGQTGTVHLHDLVADAFVALYFTDPRRGPALPPQESPALRHYVVSRWDAPHDSGLRDRALFDPGDRVRRRFGVDNDTLVLVRPDGHVAAIVPFDPVSGIDTAAQLYARVTGCPPPVTRSDNTLVCERDDNE, from the coding sequence ATGAGCAGCCCGACAGAGCAGTTGCCGGTGGGTATCGTGGGCGCCGGGCCCGTCGGCCTGGTCACCGCGCTGGGCCTGGCCCACTACGGCGTGCCGGTGGTCATCTTCGAGGAGGACGAGCGGCTGTCGCTGGACACCAAGGCGGGCACCGTCCTCACCCGCACCCTGGAGGTGCTGCACCGGTACGGCGCCCTGGACGACGTGCTGGCCGGGTCGCTGCGCATCGACGAGATCGGTGAGCTGGACCGGGCCACGAACACCCAGACCCTCAGCGTCCGGACCGGGGACCTCACCGAGGACACCCGCTTCCCGTTCGTCATCAACATCCCGCAGCACGAGCTGGAGCCCATCCTGCAGCAGCGGCTCGACGCCACCGCCCCCGGCGCGCTGCACATGGGACACCGGCTGCTCGACTTCGTCCAGCACCCCGACCGGGTGGACGTGCGGCTGCGTACCGCCGAGGGGGAGCGGACCGTTCCGGTGCGGTACCTGCTGGGCTGCGACGGTGGTCGGTCCGCCGTCCGGGACCAGATCGGCGCGCGGGTCGAGGGCGAGACGTACCAGGAGCGTTACATGCTGGTCGACCTGAAGGTCGACCTGGACGTGGAGAACCCGCGCGACTACCCGTACCTGGCCTACTTCGGCGACCCCCAGGAGTGGATGATCCTGGTCCGCCAGCCGCACTGCTGGCGCTTCCTCTATCCGCTGCCGGCCGGGCAGGCCGAGCCGGGCCGGGATGAGCTGGTCGACAAGGCACGCCGGTTCATCGGCGACACCAAGACCCTGGAGATCGTCGGCACCAACATCTACAACGTGCACCAGCGGGTGGCCGACCGTTGGCAGGACGGGCGGGTCTTCCTGCTCGGCGACGCCGCCCACCTGATCACCCCGATGTGGGCGCTGGGCCTGAACACCGGGGTCCTGGACGCCTCCAACCTGCCCTGGCGGATGGCCTGGGTGCTGCGCGGCTGGGCCGAGCCGAGCCTGCTCGACGGTTACCAGGTCGAGCAGGAGCCGGTCGCCACCAAGGGCTCCGCGGCGATGGCCGCGGCGGCGCGGGCCTACATGGCCCGGCGCGCCGACGACCCGGGGGTGATGACCGCCGGCAACTGGGGCAACGCGTTCACCCGCGCCATGCTCGGCGTACGCCTAGACGTGGGCGGCACGGGCGACTGGTCGATGGTCGCCGCCGGCGACGAGCCGCTGCCGGTGCTGGCCGGGGCGCGCAGCCCCGACCTGCCGCTGTTCGGTCAGACCGGCACGGTGCACCTGCACGACCTGGTCGCCGACGCCTTCGTGGCGCTCTACTTCACCGACCCGCGCCGGGGCCCGGCGCTGCCGCCACAGGAGTCGCCCGCGCTGCGGCACTACGTGGTGAGCCGGTGGGACGCGCCGCACGACTCCGGGCTGCGGGACCGGGCACTGTTCGACCCGGGAGACCGGGTACGGCGCCGCTTCGGAGTCGACAACGACACCCTGGTGCTGGTCCGCCCGGACGGGCACGTGGCGGCGATCGTCCCGTTCGACCCCGTCTCCGGCATCGACACGGCCGCCCAGCTATACGCCCGGGTCACCGGCTGTCCACCGCCCGTGACCCGGTCCGACAACACCCTCGTCTGCGAAAGGGATGACAATGAGTAA
- a CDS encoding RidA family protein, translated as MTMPKQQIVSPELAVPNGHFAQATQIRARGRMVFVSGMTARNREGGVTGVGDVAAQTHQVCQNLRAAMTAAGGSLEDIVRVDVYVRNMEDFQAIHEVRRQYFTGEPPASTMVEVSKFVNKDYLIEINAIGVIDDEQDA; from the coding sequence ATGACGATGCCCAAGCAGCAGATTGTTTCCCCAGAGCTGGCCGTCCCGAACGGCCACTTCGCCCAGGCCACCCAGATCAGGGCGCGGGGCCGGATGGTGTTCGTGTCCGGCATGACCGCCCGCAACCGCGAGGGCGGGGTCACCGGCGTCGGTGACGTCGCCGCCCAGACGCACCAGGTCTGCCAGAACCTGCGCGCCGCGATGACGGCTGCCGGCGGGTCGCTGGAGGACATCGTGCGGGTGGACGTCTACGTCCGCAACATGGAGGACTTCCAGGCCATCCACGAGGTGCGCCGGCAGTACTTCACCGGTGAGCCGCCGGCCTCGACGATGGTGGAGGTCTCCAAGTTCGTGAACAAGGACTATCTCATCGAGATCAACGCGATTGGCGTGATCGACGACGAGCAGGACGCCTGA
- a CDS encoding cupin domain-containing protein, translating to MSEQPLVPTPPVPTGVDGQEWANNLSEPSNYGGEAADRSREELVPGPDGAVLARFREILLQTDELDWADKTLAGLSHKALWRNEETEASISLIRFRKGAGIPLRHSHASNQFMFCLSGRYTYVPTGLTLTPGSFYWNPKGSLHGPTLAEEESVLLEIYDGPHYPTQPDWYTDPADAH from the coding sequence GTGAGCGAGCAGCCGCTCGTACCGACCCCGCCGGTGCCGACCGGCGTCGACGGCCAGGAGTGGGCCAACAACCTCTCCGAGCCGTCGAACTACGGCGGCGAGGCGGCCGACCGCTCGCGGGAGGAACTGGTGCCCGGCCCGGACGGCGCGGTGTTGGCCCGCTTCCGCGAGATCCTGCTCCAGACCGACGAGCTGGACTGGGCGGACAAGACGTTGGCGGGCCTCTCCCACAAGGCGTTGTGGCGCAACGAGGAGACCGAGGCGTCCATCTCGCTGATCCGGTTCCGCAAGGGCGCCGGCATCCCGCTGCGCCACTCGCACGCGTCCAACCAGTTCATGTTCTGCCTCAGCGGCCGGTACACCTACGTGCCCACCGGGCTCACCCTCACGCCGGGCTCCTTCTACTGGAACCCGAAGGGCAGCCTGCACGGGCCCACGCTCGCCGAAGAGGAGAGCGTCCTGCTGGAGATCTACGACGGGCCGCACTACCCGACCCAGCCGGACTGGTACACCGACCCGGCGGACGCCCACTAG
- a CDS encoding SDR family NAD(P)-dependent oxidoreductase — protein sequence MQASFDATGEVLVVTGGANGIGAALAHAYADAGGTAVVFDVTSGQPHPSGRVHEHRVDVSDRDAVHTAVARVLAEHGRIDALVAGAAVQPRCDVVDMDPEQWRRTLAVNLDGVVWCAQAVLPDMIARRSGAILVFASGLATAGRAQASAYAASKGALIAFAKSLAAEVAEHRIRVNTVFPGVVDTPQFQQANPTGGEREHWARATGIGMPADVVGPLMFLLSPAATMTGSTLTRDRAYPRSEER from the coding sequence ATGCAGGCCAGTTTCGACGCCACCGGCGAGGTGCTCGTGGTCACCGGGGGCGCCAACGGGATCGGCGCCGCCCTCGCCCACGCGTACGCGGACGCGGGGGGCACGGCCGTCGTGTTCGACGTGACCTCGGGCCAGCCGCACCCCAGCGGGCGGGTGCACGAGCACCGGGTGGACGTGTCCGACCGGGACGCGGTGCACACCGCGGTCGCCCGGGTGCTCGCCGAGCACGGACGGATCGACGCTCTGGTGGCCGGAGCGGCGGTGCAGCCGCGGTGCGACGTGGTCGACATGGACCCCGAGCAGTGGCGCCGCACGCTGGCGGTGAACCTCGACGGGGTGGTCTGGTGCGCGCAGGCGGTCCTGCCGGACATGATCGCCCGTCGGTCGGGCGCGATCCTGGTCTTCGCCTCGGGCCTGGCCACCGCCGGCCGGGCGCAGGCGTCGGCCTACGCGGCGAGCAAGGGGGCGTTGATCGCCTTCGCCAAGTCGCTCGCCGCCGAGGTCGCCGAGCACCGGATCCGGGTGAACACCGTCTTCCCCGGTGTGGTGGACACCCCGCAGTTCCAGCAGGCCAACCCGACCGGTGGCGAACGGGAGCACTGGGCGCGGGCCACCGGCATCGGCATGCCGGCCGACGTGGTCGGTCCGCTGATGTTCCTGCTCTCGCCCGCCGCGACCATGACCGGATCCACTCTCACCCGTGACCGGGCGTACCCGAGGAGCGAAGAGCGATGA